From the Porites lutea chromosome 5, jaPorLute2.1, whole genome shotgun sequence genome, the window TTTCAAACTTGGCCTTGAAAGCAAAGATCACTATTCATATGCACGGCACTTCATCATTGTCCCAAGAACTTTTGTTCACTGAAGAATTATGAAATTACACTCCTTGGTGCACAAAATGATCTCTGATCATGTTTGAACTAACAAAGAGACTAACACAAATTTATTCTATCCATCAAGAAGGTAGTTTCAGAATATTTTCTAGTCATAATATTCTCCTAAATCACACTTGAACAGTTTTTTGTTCTATTGGACTCATATTTAAATCATTTCCATTGATAAAAATTTATCTGTGGAATTTACAAGTACTGAAAACTTGGTAACTCTGCCCTTTAactaagttttgaaaatttagtTTACAAGGACGGTGGCCACGCTTACCAGTCCGGAATGAAAATCAGTGGAATGTACCAAATCGATCCTGATGGTCAGGGGATATTCACAGCATACTGTGATCAAAAGACTTCAGGCGGAGGGTGGACCGTCTTTCAAAAGAGGCATGACGGTTCTGTGGATTTCTATAAAGGATGGAATGCCTACAAACGAGGATTTGGAGATCCTAAAGGAGATTATTGGCTGGGACTGGACAACATTCACCGTTTGACAAAAGACGATGATAAGAAGATACGTGTTGACCTGGCGCTCCATAATGAAACAGCGTTTGCAGAATACAGCCTTTTCGCTGTAAGGAACGAGACGGGGAAATACGAGCTTATTCTGGGAGGTTATTCAGGTACTTTTTATACCAGCGGGGAATGTAAAGAAAGAGTACTGCGTTTTGACAGTTCATTAACTGAAAAAGAGGCAtaaattgcaataaaaaagaGGGGAGTCTACCCGACGGAAACCCAGCTGATTGTGATCTGTACCTGCATGAATACGTCAAATCGTTTTGCAAGCTAAATCGAATGCACTTTGTCAATGATTTTTTTGTCTGCTTCATCCTGCCATATGGTTATTAAAGTGGGTCGTTATGAAACCCGTTACAGTCATGTTACTGTGGACCTGACGGTCTACGACGTTCAATAGCTAGCTAGCGTTTCTATCGTTTTGATCTTACTGACTATTACGAATGTCGCACTAATCTTGTATTCACTCGcaagttgtaaacaacaaacACATCAATGGAATGTCCACCATCAGGGAGCTTCCAAAATAAACTGTAGCCTGCAGCCAGCAggagttctttttctttctaacgaGGGTGCGACCCAGAGGTACACTGACGCGGCCGCTATCGTGAAATCACTAATAGGtggcttaagcaacgacgacggtgacggcaacgagaacggcaaaaagcaaCAGATTTAGATCGGCcaaacaacaaatttgcacgaacatcacgcttttttgttcatttctttgcagtcactgcacgactaccacgtgaaaatgcctattttgaCGTTTTGTAAAGGatgtgaacacaagacaacgactttctttttcttttcctgaactttgaaaaatgttttggagaattcaaatccagaaaaaattgccaacatttgacgaatcagaggtggaataagcgcgataaggTTTTAAGCAATGCGACTTTATtatttaagtgacgttttcgtagccgtcgacGTCATTGTTGCCTAAGCTCCCAACTGAAAAGCAAAGGGAGAAGGGACGGGCACGGGGAAGAAGCgcggagaaaaaaggaaaaacgtcgtatttttttttctctcctacCGACCCCATCCTCTATTTTGAGCTGTCAATCCTTGTTTTGACTCGCCCCAAATCTCTGTCAGTTTCAACGTCCAAAAGGTTTGCACTGCAACGCACGCCTCATAAAAATGTTGCACCGTTggttttatctttgatgtttgccgcctTTCATAACCAGCCTCTTCTATTAACTTTCAGGAACCGCAGGTGATTCTTTCACTTACCATGCTTACAAGCCATTTACCACAAAAGATCGCGATAATGACGCAAGTCCAAACGAAAACTGTGCAGTAAAGGAATATGGTGCTTGGTGGTATAAATATTGCTATAGGTCTAATCTAAATGCTCAGTACCTTAATGGGCAAGTTAATGAGCAAGGTATGGTGTGGTATTCCTGGAAAAACGACTACATCTCTGTCACAAGATCAGAGATGAAGATACGGCCAAAAGCATTTTAGGATGTCAGCCATGATTTTTCTGACCGGGACTATGGGTGTTGTTACTTGTGCTGCTATATACCACATACTTTCTTCCGATTGAAGGAAATTAAACGCTCTAGCTCGCGGTATGATAAGCGCACAATTGCGGTGTAATTGTAGAAGCGAGTACAATGAGAAAGAGTATATGTCTCACGCTTTAATGAGAGGAAAATCAACTTGTAAAGCTTTGTAAATAGGGTACCGCGTAATACCTAGGTTTTCTTACGCTGTAGATAACAATCACACATGCACTCTATCAGGCTACTTTAGAACTGAGTAAACCTTCTGTAGTTTGTTGTGACGGTTAGTAATTAACATTTCTTTGGTGTGAAGAAAAAAACCTAACTTTATAttaaaggtacggaaaaacgggcaacaaaaaacgtgcaacttttcttgcaacattgctgcaaaacaagttgaatagcgatgttgtgcgttttaccacccatgttcaaacctgttaacaacctgatttgttgtaagacaggtttgatgtgggtggtgaaacgcgcaacatcgctattcaactcgttttgcagcaatgttgcaagacaagttgcacgtcttttgttgcccgttttc encodes:
- the LOC140936832 gene encoding microfibril-associated glycoprotein 4-like — its product is MAATNKAYRREFNNDELGYGNNLDLQLCVIRRDDNRQQPDDNRQQQAMENIVNIATGRRMLFAVIAVFALFFLLTVATLILTITRMSVKDRTEGACKVKGDEGGCLAAEIKERLIDLKEEIRANKVNQTEGIFYVKQQLAELTEEIRTMKLKQTEERVFGGVYKDGGHAYQSGMKISGMYQIDPDGQGIFTAYCDQKTSGGGWTVFQKRHDGSVDFYKGWNAYKRGFGDPKGDYWLGLDNIHRLTKDDDKKIRVDLALHNETAFAEYSLFAVRNETGKYELILGGYSGTAGDSFTYHAYKPFTTKDRDNDASPNENCAVKEYGAWWYKYCYRSNLNAQYLNGQVNEQGMVWYSWKNDYISVTRSEMKIRPKAF